The following are from one region of the Gryllotalpicola protaetiae genome:
- a CDS encoding TMEM175 family protein gives MKGRPGRADEAESTRTHGGRDRLISPRRLEAFTDGVFAIAATLLVLDVSVEALGSGIRTNHELWTALGKLSPQLIGFGISFLILGALWVGHARQFEHVRVVDTVVLTLNTVRLLGVVVVPFTTSLNSEYGHLLAGRLLLPANFFFVVLLSAAQSFYLTARPELFLRGVTAEQLVQERLNSLGALVAAA, from the coding sequence ATGAAGGGCAGGCCGGGGAGAGCGGACGAGGCTGAGAGCACTCGGACGCACGGTGGTCGCGACAGGCTGATATCCCCACGCCGGCTCGAAGCGTTTACCGATGGAGTGTTCGCGATCGCGGCCACCCTGCTCGTCCTCGATGTGAGCGTCGAGGCCCTCGGCTCCGGCATCCGCACGAACCATGAGCTCTGGACTGCACTCGGGAAGCTGAGCCCACAACTCATCGGCTTCGGGATCAGCTTCCTGATCCTCGGTGCGTTGTGGGTTGGGCACGCGCGCCAGTTCGAGCACGTCAGGGTCGTCGACACCGTCGTTCTCACGCTCAACACGGTCCGTTTGCTTGGCGTCGTCGTCGTGCCCTTCACCACAAGCCTCAACAGCGAGTACGGCCACTTGCTCGCGGGGAGGCTCCTTCTCCCGGCGAACTTCTTCTTCGTCGTTCTGCTGAGTGCGGCGCAGTCGTTCTATCTGACCGCCCGGCCGGAGCTGTTTTTGAGGGGTGTGACCGCTGAGCAGCTCGTGCAGGAGAGGTTGAACTCGCTTGGCGCGCTGGTCGCTGCAGCCTGA